The proteins below are encoded in one region of Desulfonatronovibrio magnus:
- a CDS encoding transposase codes for MPRANRYFLPDHLWHITHRCHKKEFLLKFAKDRSTWIKWLFEAKKRYGLQVLNYTVTSNHIHLLVHGHEDKDVIPRSLQLVAGRTGQEYNQRKKRKGAFWEDRYHATAVDVDEHLVKCLVYIDMNMVRARVVKHPKEWSHGGYPEIRSMGQVNYCKQNRNLLSLLQTAQPQALTEVHHAQNSQIYPG; via the coding sequence ATGCCCAGAGCCAACAGATATTTTTTGCCTGATCATTTGTGGCATATAACCCATAGATGCCATAAAAAGGAATTCCTGCTGAAATTTGCCAAGGACCGATCAACTTGGATTAAATGGTTATTTGAAGCGAAAAAGAGATACGGGCTACAGGTATTGAACTATACGGTTACCTCGAATCATATTCACTTGCTGGTACACGGCCATGAAGACAAAGATGTTATACCCAGGTCCTTACAATTGGTGGCTGGCAGAACCGGCCAGGAATACAATCAAAGGAAGAAGCGTAAGGGGGCTTTCTGGGAAGACAGGTATCACGCTACAGCAGTGGATGTTGATGAGCACCTGGTAAAGTGCCTGGTCTACATAGACATGAACATGGTCAGGGCCAGAGTGGTTAAGCATCCCAAAGAGTGGAGCCATGGGGGATACCCTGAAATAAGAAGTATGGGACAGGTTAATTATTGCAAACAAAATCGAAATTTGTTAAGTTTACTCCAAACCGCTCAACCACAAGCCTTAACGGAGGTTCACCATGCCCAGAATAGCCAGATTTATCCGGGATAA